A single Pedobacter sp. PACM 27299 DNA region contains:
- the rpiB gene encoding ribose 5-phosphate isomerase B, which yields MKIAIGADHAGFEYKELLKSFLGDYEVKDFGTHSTQSVDYPDFAHPVALAVESQEYTFGILVCGSANGVAITANKHQHIRAAICWLNEIASLARVHNNANVLCIPARFVSEELAKEMTTTFLNTAFEGGRHENRVNKISC from the coding sequence ATGAAAATTGCAATCGGCGCCGACCATGCCGGTTTTGAATACAAAGAATTGCTAAAGTCTTTTCTTGGCGACTATGAGGTCAAAGATTTCGGAACCCATTCTACACAATCTGTTGACTACCCGGATTTTGCTCATCCTGTGGCATTGGCCGTGGAAAGTCAGGAATATACTTTTGGAATTCTAGTGTGCGGCAGCGCAAATGGTGTTGCCATTACTGCCAATAAACACCAGCATATCCGTGCAGCCATTTGCTGGCTAAACGAGATTGCATCGCTGGCAAGGGTACATAACAATGCGAATGTATTGTGTATTCCAGCAAGGTTTGTTTCTGAAGAATTGGCAAAAGAAATGACCACTACCTTTTTAAATACTGCATTTGAAGGTGGCAGACATGAGAACAGAGTGAACAAAATTTCTTGTTAA